Genomic window (Salvelinus fontinalis isolate EN_2023a chromosome 3, ASM2944872v1, whole genome shotgun sequence):
acttatgtaaataaggtatttctgtattgttttttaaataaatttgcacacaaaaaaattatctgtttttgctttgtcattatggggtattgtgatgtcattatggggtattgtgatgtcactatggggtattgtgatgtcattatggggtattgtgtgtagattgatgaggaacatgttttatttaatccattttagaataaggctgtaacgtaacaaaatgtggaaaaagtcaaggggtctgaatactttccaaacgcCCTGTAGTTTGACTGTAGAAAAGGCATGATATGCAATCTCAGAGTTGACTCTCAATCTCCTGGTGACCAGAACTGATTTGACTGAACGCGTGTTTGTGATTGGTGCAGCACATTGACCATGGTGCGGAGAGCAGGAAGTTCAAGTGTTTTCAGTGTGGGAAATCCTTCAAGTACAAACACCACCTCAAAGAGCACCTCCGCATCCACAGTGGTAATGCACGTTTTCTTACATGAAATATTCTAAATCAATCTGATTGATTTTATGTTAAAGCAATAAGACATGAGAACCCATGGATTTTGGTAAATAATACATGACTAAGGATTGTTCTTAGGCACGAGGCGAAGCATCTTCAACTGATGTTCTGTGCTTCCCTCTTTAGGTGAGAAACCGTATGAATGTTCCAACTGCAAGAAGCGCTTCTCTCACTCTGGCTCCTACAGCTCACACCTCAGCAGTAAGAAGTGCTtgacagggggaggagggggaggagaaggaggagggggaggaggaggaggaggaggaggaggaggaggaggaggaggaggaggaggacgtagAGGTGGAGGGGAGACCTATAACAACAGACATAGCCAGGGGACCTACCAGTCCTCCCCTGCATCACCCTCAGCAGGAAgcggtaggaacagcagtggaaagGGCTCTCCCTACCTTCCTCACACCCAGAAGCGTCATTCACCAATGGGCTTAGAGAGGGAGCTGTACCCCCCTGGGGACCAGAGCAGGGGGATCCTCCAGGGCCGGGAGCTCGGCAGGCTGTGGGACCCCCCAGCGGAGTTCTCCCTCCGGGACAACGTGTTCAAGGGCACCAACCTGCTGCCGTACCTCCATGCCACCGCCGGGGGCAAGTTTGAGCAGATGCTGCAGGAGATGTTTGACAGGGAGGCGGGAGATGTAGGCTCacccagggaggaggggagactgGGGATTCACAACGGAGGACGAGACAGGAAGGCAGATGATCCAAAACCGCTGAAACGCAACCGAACCGGCTCGGGTGAGGGGTACAGGGGTGGGGTGACATGTCACTGGTGCTCCCAGCTCTTCCCCAGCCCTGCCGTGTTACTGCAGCATGAGCGCTACCTCTGTAAGATTAACCGGCAGGCCATGGAGGTGCCTGAAGGTCCTCGCAGCAAagaccacctctctcccctctacttctcctccagaactcctctccAGCCACCCCCACCAGACAACAACAATAAAACCCCAGCAATGGCTAACGGTTTCTCCAAAGACAAGTCTCCTCTCCAGAGACCCTGCTGGCACTCTGTCCCTCAGGAGCTGCTGGTCGCCATGCACTCCCCCCTACAGCCCCGCCCAGACTCACTATCCATGAGATCCTATTGGTCTAGCCAGGAGAGTGGCGGCAGCCCCGGCCAACCAGCTCCAACTAGCCCTGCTACAGACATGTCCTCACTGCTACCAATAGGACCATTCCCCTCTTCAGAGATCGACTCGCCCCTCTGCCTGGACCTATCCAACACCACTCTCACCCCCCCTTGGAGTCGAACCATCCCCCAAGGAAGGACCGCAGGGTCGGGTAGCTCCCAGAATGACCAACCCCTGGATCTCTCCCTACCCAAGCCCCAGGAGGGGAAAGCCCTGGAGGACAGCATGCCCAGTAATGGACACCCTCGTccaggagaaaagagagagaagacctACAGAGAGCCAGCAGAGAACCAACAGCTCCACCGGAGGCTGAGTCTCAGTCCACCTTGGCAACAGGTGTGGAACAGGAGGGGTATTATATATGTCTGGCTGTGTGCTGTTTGTTTTCTACTGTGTTTCTATACGGTGTATGTAATGTGCAATGTGTGAGCCTTTCGTAAGATTTTACTCTTTTAGGACGATAAACATCAATCTAATCTAAACTAATTTAATCTCATCAGCAGCATCAAGCCGGCTACAGTGGCGTTCCGATGTTTGAGGGCTCCATCTACAGTGAATACCCTCTGTTTAACCCCATGATGCCCGCTGGGCTAGCTGGCTCAGGACATGACGTGGTCCCCTCCCTGCCCCTCAGTCACCCAGCCAGCAGCCAGCGATTCCTCTCCCCTATGGTCTACATGATGGAGTCAGACACAGATGCCGTGCTGAAGAGGATCCATCAGGAGAGACAAGCCTTCATGGTAAGAACAACATTTACCCTTATATGTTATGGTATAAAACATGTTGTGGTATAACGTTTATTTCAATTCTACGCAGAGAAAGACATTTTCAAACGTATTTCACAGGAATGAACTGTAACTAAAGAGAAAACAACAATGACATCCTCTGAATAGACCCAGATCAGAACCTCCTAACCATTAGTATTGTGTATGTCCCCACCCAGGGTGAGGTGATGGGTTGCGGGGGTCTGGACTACCTCTCGCTgatggaggaaggaggagagggagaagggggaccAGGGAGGAAGAGACTGAAGAAGACAGACGAAGGCCTGTACGCCTGCGACGTCTGTGACAAGACCTTCCAGAAGAGCAGCTCTCTGCTCCGACACAAGTATGAGCACACAGGTATACGCAGTGACATGTATAGAAATTACAAAGCATAAATTATACTAAGAGCTTTATTTACACATTCCGCGATAGAAATGTAACGGTAATTAAACGGTTGTGTCGATGTACGCaacgtttaccgtgaatgcagtctccgcaaaaccacgggaacattgccttttaaAGTTCAATCACGCTGTAAGGCTAAACTACCGCGAcgtggattgaatagagcccttttAGTAAGGTGACGGGGAGACAACCAGATAGTATGATGGTGGCTTTTAGGGATAATCTCTGTCTTTTGAAGCTACAGTACGATGGATTGAGCATGTTTCTGTTCTGATATGTTCCCCCCACACAGGTAAACGTCCCCACGAGTGCCAGATCTGCAGGAAGGCCTTCAAACATAAGCACCATCTGATGGAACACAGTCGCCTGCACTCTGGAGAGAAGCCCTATGAGTGTGATAAGTGTGGCAAGAGGTTCTCCCACTCTGGCTCCTACTCCCAACACATGAACCATCGATACGCCTACTGTAGCAGGGACCAGGAACAGAAAGGGGTCGAGGAGCCTCCTCTTACCCCAGGAGGGTCCACCGATCTGGGCCATGTTTCCGGGGGCACCCCCTTCTCCATGGAGTACACCCCAATGTTTCTCAGTGATGCCAGTCTGGACGGGGGGATAGGAGGGAGAGcacatgaagaggaggaggagggagaggaggacgagaCAGACAAGACTAAAGGTGGCCATATGAAGGAGGCGTGTACTTTATCGGGGTCTGGGTCTGGTGACGGGTTAGGGTTGGAGCTGTGCTCTAGCCCTGtggggaatgagagagacagacagcatgtcgaCAGAGACaatggagaaggagagaattcTGGTCTAGAGACTTACAGACTTGAAAACAACAATGACTGGGACAGAGATGCGTTGGAACAAAACGGAGACAAGAACACAGACACATACGAGCTGAGCCCAGAAGCTCCACTGTCACAATGACAACAGCGGACAAGTATGCCGAAGACAATGCATCTAGCTACAAAcatttaacattttagtcatttactagacactcttatccagattgacttacagttagtgtattaatcttcagatagctaggtgagacaacaacacatcacataTCATATCAGGTAGATTTTCTCCTCAATAAAGTAACGATCAGCAGAGTCACTGCTAATGGGGAAAAGAGAAGTGCCTtttttttggtgggggggggggggggggggtgtttcagAGGCTGATTGAGAGCCTTGTGAAAAGACATTAAAAAAAACGTGCTGtacaaaatgaagaaaaacctaCACTGTACAAAGCCATATGAACACAACCAAAATAAGGATCACTTTAACAGATAGAATCAATACAGTAGACAGTAAGAGGAATGGTATGATATCCACTACTCTGGTCAGTATGTGAGAAGCCACAGTATTGACCCCTACTCATGTGTCACAACAGCTGTCAGTTGACTGCTTCCTGCTTGTGACTGGGTAAGGCTGAATGAGTATGCACCTCAAGGTGATGTTGTTTGTGTGGTTCTGTAGCAAGCAGTGTTGTTCAATTTGTTTCCAGTTGCCTTATCAGTATAAATAATTATTCTTTACTTCCCATTATAAGTATTCATTTTTGAAGGTTTATATTTGTTTACATCATATTCTCCAAAGACCAACAGGTCTCTgttgtttgtttaaaaaaatgtataagcAATAAATAATAACTATTATTCAAATTATAATAAAGGATTAAAGATATATTATTTTGTGCCAAAGCCACAAATTTGTTTCAGGATATATCCGTTATGACTGTGGTCAAGCTGTGCATTAATTAAGTGCATTAGTATGGAGATAGATTAGTGCCAAAAATGATACAAACACCAAAATTAAAGGCAATATATAGCTGTACAAATACAGATTTACCTTGGGGTTTCCATGGTTACTAATGACTGTCTAATACAGTATCTAACTCGTGGAAGGCCGAGTGTCTGTGAATTTTCACGTTTCACCTTTGTACTTGATTGATATATTAAGGTTAGGTCATTGATTAGTTAAGAAGcctcacctggttgtttaggtctgaaaataatagtaacaataataataataattgtaaacAAACGGTCCTCTAAAAAATGGAGTTTGTTATCCCTGATCTAAAGATCAGCAAGACATCAGAAGTGAACTGTGCCTTTGAATGTGGGCTAGCCACTAGCCATCCTAAACCTTACAGTATTTCTACACACAAGGGGAAAACGAGAGTATGAAGAGTTAACAAAGAtaaacttgtttttttttttgtgtgttttttttttgaaGGACAACATGAAAACTTACCCTGCGTCACAATGTGTTACATATTTCATATACCAGACATGTGGAGTTGGTTTGTCTCTATTAGAAAAGGCACAGACATTGTCTCCGTGTAATGTACTGCAAGTGCAGTACTGTGCTTGTGCAGCAGTGTACTGTCTTTAGAAAGCATTCAGACTTTTTCAAAAAcgtattgtgttacagcctgaataaaaaatgtatacaatatagatttttttggggggggggtcactggcttacacacaatatcccataatgtcaaagtggaactaTGTTTTTCTACATTttcacaaatgaataaaaaaaatgaaaagttgaaatgtcttgagtcaataagtatttaacccctttgctATGGCAAGCCTAGTTCAGGACTAAGgtatgtgcttaacaagtcacataacacggtttcatggactcactctgtgtgaggcactaaagtaatactgcaaaaaaatacactggagttgcttatcaatAAGACAGTGAAGGTTCCTTAGTTGCCGagatacagttttgacttaaatctgcttgagaatctatggcaagacatacaaatggttgtctagcaatgatcaacaatttGACAGATTTTAAAGAATTGTGAAAATaatgtgtggaaagctcttagagacttaatcTGTAATCTCTGACAAAGGTGCTTGTACTAAGTATTAGTATtgatcaaagggtctgaatacttatataaatgtgatgtTTCTGTATTTCGTTTTTCAATAgaattgcaaaaatgtctaaaaacatgttttcactttgtcattatggggtattgtgtgtcgaggGATGAGACAAAAaataaatttaatcaattttgaatcaaggctgtaacacaaaatgtggaataagtaaagGGGTATGAATGCGTTctcaatgtactgtatatgacaCCCTAATTAAAGCAATGTGTCACACATTATAATGCCGTTGTAGCCAATAGTATTAGAATTACTGAAACGGGACGTTCCCGTTCACGTTGACGTTGTCCAAGGGCAATCAGTAACTCTATTTATATGGGTGTATCCATGGCGACAGGGGTCAAGCAAGACGCAGGACCGATTCTAGAACATGTATCATCTTCATACTTCCTATATCTGTCAATGTGAAAACTACCTCAGATATATTCATCCACCGTGAGTCATCTGTGAATCTGCCACAGCTCTGGTGCTGTACGTGACACCGTTACAGAGAGCTGAGGTGTGACCAAACCAAAATCCTCAGTGGATTACCTGTCTGGAGCCGTGTACTAGTGCCAACAGGAAATTTAATTTAAATTAAAAATCGTTTTGAATTTGTATTCAGAAAGTGTATTGTAATGAAATGTATTGCAGAACTCTATGCGTGGCTGTTCAGCGTTCGACGTAATCCGTATCGCCAATAAAGcgcgattgaaatttaaaggcaatgttcctgctGTCGTGTAGACTATACACTCACGGTTGACACTGCATATGTCGgatcaatcggaaattacctttacatttcaggCGCGCTAAAGCGATACGGGAATGAATCGAGCCCTTGGCCTTCCTCTGTCACTTTGAACTGAAAACTCATCGTGTCAATATTTAGTAACAGAATGTGTAGGCAATCATGCACAACTCAACCAAGGTCAGAATTATTATCTGATTCTGTAGCATTTAACTAGTGCTGCAAGCCCACAGCTACCTGATGCCCCAgcatttgatacattttttgggggggggaagaCATTGTATTTTCTTGGACAAAGTAagcaaatattattttttttactctgAGTTGATATCGGCACAACTTGTATCAAGCTGTATATTGTTCAGCAACTCAGTTATGCATTTTGTATTGAAttacatttagtttttttttttttaaacctgtggatatatttgtaataaaaatgtgCTTATTGCTTTGTCCTTTTCATGTATTCTTTCAAACACTTATATTACAATTACATGTGTCCCTGACACTTATTCACAACAATGTAAACTTGAGTTTATGCGAGTTTACTGTCCACTTCATGGGGCCATGCACATGATCTGCTTCAGAGACACCAATCACGCGGTTTTATGTTAATGACAGGTCTCCTGTGTTCTGGTCACGGTCACCAGTTTCCTCTTACTGTAAATGGCTCTCCTCACCACTACTAGGCTCCTCAATTCTCTGCTGTAGGGTGACTTCTGGTAGATCATTTGCATAATGATTCAGAGATAGGGGAGCTGGTTTCTACCCTGAAACATGTGGCTGTGCCATGCAAAACCTATCAGCTTATATAGCCGAGTCACAACTAGTAACTCGACTGTCTGGAATATCACAGTCAACAGATGGGAGCTTCTTTATTTAACAGTTAAAACACTAAACAGTAAATAGATCAAAAATACCATAATTttatataatgaaatgtaatgtaaaatacaTGAAAGTTCAACATTCCAGAGTATCTGGAAGAGTTGGGACACAATGTCTTAGAATCTATCAATATTTCATGACAAAGACGTTTGATTAGAACAGTGAGTGTtagagcttctctctctctgtgtctctctctgtgtctctgtctctctctctgtgtctctctctgtctctctctctgcgtctctcgctgtgtctctctctgtctctctctctgtctctctctctctgtgtctctgtctctgtgtctctgtctctttctctctctgtctctgtctctctctctctctttctcaatttcaatttaaggggctttattggcatgggaaacatatgtttacattgccaaagcaagtgaaatagatgataaacaaaagtgaaataaacaataaaaaatgaacagtaaacattacacttacaaaagttccaaaagacatttcaaatgtcatattatttgTTGTACTGGTGttcaaatggttaaagtacaaaagggaaaataaataaacataaatataggttgtatttacaatggtgtttgttaacTGGTTGCCCTGCTGTGATTGCACGCTGGTATTTCAccaaatagatatgggagtttatcaaaatttgatttgttttctgtgtaatctgagggaaatatgtgtctctaatatggtcatacattgggcaggaggttaggaagtgcagctcagtttccacctcattttgtgggcagtgtgcacatcttgtcttctcttgatagccaggtctgcctacggcagcctttctcaatagcaaggctatgctcacaatctgtgcatagtcaaagctttccttaagtttgggtcagtcacagtggtcaggtattctgccactgtgtactctctgtttaaggccaaatagcattctagtttgctccgttttttttgtaaattctttccaatctgtcaagtaattatcttttggtTTTCTCGTGATTTTGTTGGGTCTAACTGtgttgcgccccccccccccccctctctcatagCTGGTTTTAATATTACTGATCATCACCACAAGCCTGAGAAAATAGGAAAAAAACATCACAGGAAATAATGTTGCCAATAGTTTTATTCCATTGGTTTTTATTAACAAATAAATCTCCGTAAATTGCACGATTTGGAGTGAGAAAAAAACACAAATGGTTGATAATTACAGTTATATACAAAATATAAACGCTTTCTGCATATTTAAAATAATTTATTTTTGAAGTATCTGCCAGTGTGTTTTATGAGATATAACATGTCATCAGTTTTATGCCAAATAGTTTTGTCTCTACACGTGAACAGTGAATATGAACTATTGTTATAGGAGCATTTTAGGAGTAAATAAAATACGAATTCAAGGTTTTAAAACAATACGCATAATTGTAACTAACTTTGGGCTGTTTGGGAGTCAGATAGGTATCTAATAATCTGCAGTCATTTCAGGTCATAGATATCTGTTATCCTTTTTCAAAACTGCTGTGTGGTCCTCAACGCAATAAACAGAACTAGAGGCAGCACTCAAACGGAATGGGGCAACTCTGGCAATGCACTGACAATGATTGGAATACACACAAAGTTTTGTTCCCATTATAAAAAATTATAATGACTCTACTTCACTCAACTCTGCTGGTGACAGAAAAACATTTCCCTCTTTCCCTGCCTCCCAACCATGAGACGTGCAAtaatatgaaaataaaaatgaataaaataaaacattgaaatccaacacacacactttacttctcttgttcttctcttctcttctttcttGCTCTGTTTTGTCTTCTCCTGCCAAACCCCCAGTACTACCAAACCCCCACTACTACCAACCCCCCACTACTACCAACCCCCCACTACTACCAACCCCCCAGTACTACCAACCCCCCACTACTACCAACCCCCCACTACTACCAACCCCCCAGTACTACCAACCCCCCAGTACTACCAACCCCCCAGTACTACCAACCCCCCAGTACTACCAACCCCCCAGTACTACCAACCCCCCAGTACTACCAACCCCCCAGTACTACCAAACCCCCAGTACTACCAAACCCCCAGTACTACCAAACCCCCAGTACTACCAAACCCCCAGTACTACCAAACCCCCAGTACTACAAAAAACCCAGTACTACCAAACCCCCAGTACTACCAAACCCCCAGTACTACCAAACCCCCAGTATTACCAAACCCTCAGTACTACCAAACCCTCAGTACTACCAAACCCTCAGTACTACCAAACCCTCAGTATGCCCAAACCCTCAGTATTACCAAACCCACAGTACTACCAAACTCACAGTATTACCAAACTCACAGTATTACCAAACCCACAGTATTACCAAACCCACAGTATTACCAAACCCACAGTATTACCAAACCCACAGTATTACCAAACTCACAGTATTACCAAACTCACAGTATTACCAAACTCACAGTATTACCAAACTCACAGTATTACCAAACTCACAGTACTACCAAACTCACAGTACTACCAAACCCTCAGTATTACCAAACCCTCAGTATTACCAAACCCACAGTATTACCAAACCCACAGTATTACCAAACCCACAGTATTACCAAACCCACAGTATTACCAAACCCACAGTATTACCAAACCCACAGTATTACCAAACCCACAGTATTACCAAACCCACAGTATTACCAAACCCACAGTACTACCAAACCCACAGTACTACCAAACCCTCAGTATTACCAGACCCTCAGTATTACCAAACCCTCAGTATTACCAAACCCTCAGTATGACCAAACCATCAGTATGACCAATCCTGCAGTATTACCAAACCCACAGTATTACCAAACCCACAGTATTACCAAACCCTCAGTATTGCCAAACCATCAGAGGGAGTTCATTTTGGGGAAATCCACGTTTTAataggatacttcaggattttttTGGGCCttcatctacttccccagagtcagaagaACTCATGgaaccatttttatgtctctgcctcCAGTATGAAGGATGTCGAAACTCCTTCCGGAGACATAAAAAAGGTATCCACAAGTTCAACtgactctgaggaagtagatGAAGGGCTTCGTTGCCAAAATCCCCAAGTATCCCTTTAAATATCTGCATTTCTAGTTCCTCTTTTGTGAtgtcttttgtttttgttttccaccAATCACAGGGTAGCTGTCTGCCCTAGCTGTCTCTGAAGAGGCGTGCATACATACCTCCACACTTCTAGAATCTCTCACGCTTAAAACTCAATCCACTACTCCTTAACAGACcttggttcaaatactatttaaaatctttcaaatactttatctgtgcttgattgagcatgCCTGGTTTAATGGACCAATAGACAAGTCCCAATACTGTAAACCCTACCCACCTGGCAGGCTGACTctccaggcaggctagagcaagCGCTGAAAGCACATGAACATTtccaatagtatttgaacccaagtcTGCTGTTAGACAACACTCGAACCCAAAGCCTGAAATGAATAAGCAAAAgaacagtgttggggaagctactctgaaatcatagtttaccaaacgaccaattacttcacactacaaaaagttaagctacactaaaaCTACTCTTtagaaaaatatagtttacttaactaaagcTACTTTGAAAAAGTAATTCACTAAATCCAAACTACTTTGTGATACATTATCATATCTAAATCCGAAATGTCATAGACTGCAAATTGCAGGAATATattttatttacctttatttaactaggcaagtcagttaagaacacattcttattttcaatgacggcgtaggaacagtgggttaactgctttgctcagaacaacagatttttaccttgtcagctcggaaaTTCGAtcatgcaacctttcggttactagtccaacgctctaaccactaggccacctgccaccCTAAGAACCCTGGGGTCAGGTGTTAACAGGATGTAGAATGTAGCCTATTAATAAACAACAACTATTTCAAGTGAGACTTAGGCAGGTCTGATGCTATTTTATTCTCTTCTTGCAAAAATAAGTAGTGcttagttccagtagttagctacaccactacatggcaAAAAAGTAAATTAGCTACTGAAGACACTACcaagatttgaatttagttcaactaccaccaagctacagtGTATTTACTAGTTGAACTATAGTTCACTATTACCCAGCACCGCAGAATAAGTATCACCTAGCACTCTGAAGTCATTTCCTCATGGTTGGACGTTTCACAATCAAGTTGTTATGTTTTTTATTGTTTCACTGTCTATTTTATGGCATTTGTTACTTTAAGTTGAACTTTAGCAAGGGTTCATCTGTTTCAGTAGGGACACTCCAAAATGTGTCCCTCCAAAATTAATCTGTTTCAGTAAGGACATCCCAAAATTTATCTatttgtaaggggtgcgtaactggtggcagtgaagtcagacgctggagagcagaactaggtaatagccggagcagtttaatatcaaaaccaacggcataaaGATATTACCAACATGGGTAGAAAACCCGACGCGCACCAGTCAACATGTACACgagcacttacaacaaacaattccacacaaagacatggggggaacagagggttaaatacccACAGTATTTAACCCacttaatgagggaaatgagaaccaggtgtgtaggaaaacaagacaaaacaaatggaaaatgaaaagtggatcgacaatggctagaagaccggtgacgcagaccgccgaatgccgcccgaacaaggagaggaaccgacttcggtggaagtcctGACACTGTTTCAGTAAGGACACTCCAAAATGTGTCCCTCCAAAATGTATCCGTTTCAGTAAGGACACTCCAAATGTAATCCGTTTCAGTAAGGACACTCCAAAATGCTCTAAATTGTGTACAAACTTTCACAAAATAAATCGGTAGGTTTTCAACATGAAAATTGAAATACACAatcaaatatatgtatatatataacacCAGCGGGATTCAAAGGTCTACACAGACATTCCAGTAattgaacttagtcactgtcactagccggctaccacccggtactctaccctgaaccttagaggctgttgccctatgtacatatacatggaacactggtcactttaataatgttgacataatgttttacccatttcacatatacactgctcaaaaaaataaagggaacacttaaacaacacaatgtaactccaagtcaatcacacttctgtgaaatcaaa
Coding sequences:
- the LOC129851594 gene encoding zinc finger E-box-binding homeobox 2-like, coding for MDIKNWLRQSTETKLKDSDEQQHQTTEAAAKPSSGDAAEPGSGDAAELQLAPCAEPATSSTSSTRIMVPQSPPPPTVPDDLGTEEPAKSASIPPTVPQQSPNSPPAVPQQSPNSPPAVPQQSASIPPKLPQQSPSSPPTARQQSPNSPPAVPQQSTSSPSAVPRQSPGSPPAVPQQSLNSPPAVPQQSFGSPPAVPQQSPNSPPTVPQQSPNSPPAVPQSPTPSFPGVDKEASEILRWNVNMGLLPGGPYMGVSADIEWVSSLGSEGEDGDEVGLWSPEPQDYQGSLDKTSLTPSEGEGDGEGTEPGGTPSPRGQSTRPQSPIPREGHWAEGEEEVPESGITMDRKQESLMTYSQRSDSRALEDLANYDFLVQLRKASSHQPASHHYQHHNHLPPNGRSPAPAMYHTGSLRLRDDLPPVWSLGAQRSPERPDGDPLSPDALRNLQACPFCQHTFHRGGSLREHIRFCHERDGGHYRAQMERHMGLHSQHIDHGAESRKFKCFQCGKSFKYKHHLKEHLRIHSGEKPYECSNCKKRFSHSGSYSSHLSSKKYSQGTYQSSPASPSAGSGRNSSGKGSPYLPHTQKRHSPMGLERELYPPGDQSRGILQGRELGRLWDPPAEFSLRDNVFKGTNLLPYLHATAGGKFEQMLQEMFDREAGDVGSPREEGRLGIHNGGRDRKADDPKPLKRNRTGSGEGYRGGVTCHWCSQLFPSPAVLLQHERYLCKINRQAMEVPEGPRSKDHLSPLYFSSRTPLQPPPPDNNNKTPAMANGFSKDKSPLQRPCWHSVPQELLVAMHSPLQPRPDSLSMRSYWSSQESGGSPGQPAPTSPATDMSSLLPIGPFPSSEIDSPLCLDLSNTTLTPPWSRTIPQGRTAGSGSSQNDQPLDLSLPKPQEGKALEDSMPSNGHPRPGEKREKTYREPAENQQLHRRLSLSPPWQQQHQAGYSGVPMFEGSIYSEYPLFNPMMPAGLAGSGHDVVPSLPLSHPASSQRFLSPMVYMMESDTDAVLKRIHQERQAFMGEVMGCGGLDYLSLMEEGGEGEGGPGRKRLKKTDEGLYACDVCDKTFQKSSSLLRHKYEHTGKRPHECQICRKAFKHKHHLMEHSRLHSGEKPYECDKCGKRFSHSGSYSQHMNHRYAYCSRDQEQKGVEEPPLTPGGSTDLGHVSGGTPFSMEYTPMFLSDASLDGGIGGRAHEEEEEGEEDETDKTKGGHMKEACTLSGSGSGDGLGLELCSSPVGNERDRQHVDRDNGEGENSGLETYRLENNNDWDRDALEQNGDKNTDTYELSPEAPLSQ